The Takifugu flavidus isolate HTHZ2018 chromosome 17, ASM371156v2, whole genome shotgun sequence genome contains a region encoding:
- the LOC130513623 gene encoding sodium channel protein type 4 subunit alpha-like isoform X2: MAGCVFPMGPESFQRFTPDSLAAIEQRIIQEEARLKKQYKEDLGDVELPQARPDLEAGKQLPRIFADIPSHLVGVPLEDIDPYYFRDKRTFIVLNKGKAIFRFSATSALYFFSPFHPVRRIAIKILVHSLFSLFIMCTILTNCCFMAMSEPANWAKYLEYTFTGIYTFESLIKILARGFCVGPFTFLRDPWNWLDFSVIVMALLTEFIKVGNLQALRTFRVLRALKTISVIPGLKTIVGALIQSVKKLADVMILTVFCLSVFALIGLQLFMGNLRQKCVRSTAHCVNDSLPANASFFCNNKTWTSMKDFINEEENFYKAEGAKDALICGNGSDAGKCPDGFECLKTGRNPNYGYTSFDTFGWAFLSLFRLMTQDCWENLYHQTLRSAGKTYMVFFVVVIFLGSFYLINLILAVVAMAYEEQNQATIVEECQKEREFQVAMERLKKDQQAAAQKALDSDSVMSPELSPFALPLDHQEGRRQSQVLVGVAEAEANLSEEKLLQVDVTDGGKPVHPLLARSFSAKTRRSSQVSSIFNFRLRSRGSEGEMADDEYSVPEDVIEGVGGGTYSGGTFSGILSHPWPKRRPSTYSTTSRSSQVFYPTLNINGKLFVTMDQNGVSPPPLQGQLPACTMEKVKEESAPTSTTELSTMLLPRPSSLQGSVSRGRALSAASYLTDAMEVDRRVSVFLSGSVEEELEEAHKRCHPCWYAFAHRFLVWECCPCWLKVKQLVKVMVMDPFLDLAITICIVLNTLFMAMEHYPMTEEFNGMLSIGNLVFSGIFTAEMVLKIIALDPYYYFQTGWNIFDSIIVCLSLMELGLSNVEGLSVLRSFRLLRVFKLARSWPTLNTLIKIIGNSMGALGNLTLVLAIIVFIFAVVGMQLFGKNYQDCVCKISKDCTLPRWHMKDFFHSFLIVFRVLCGEWIESMWDCMEVAGQPLCILVFMLVMVIGNLVLLNLFLALLLSSFSSDNLSAPDEDGEMNNLQIAIHRITRGLAWCRKQVVDFFNGNLKRRRQKQKEAKAMMKLKRLSSIHMEVNGAVIGRQMEKYVPPEDDSYMTNPNLTISVPIAPGESDVEFPEDEDEDGEEEEESEASQEEEEREEQKDEVSLSEGSTVDLRKPGEEEDEYSEMAEEAMDPENCFPDVCVARFQCCDLNTTAGLGQMWWRTRKTCYQIVEHSWFESFIIFMILLSSGALAFEDIYIEQRKVVKVILEYADKIFTYIFILEMLLKWLAYGFKKYFTNYWCWLDFLIVDISLLGQLAQIISVDLFSTVRVLRTLRPLRPLRVASRFAGIRVSLISLVANTLGYSDFAAIKSLRTLRALRPLRALSRFEGMRVVVNALIGAIPSIMNVLLVCLIFWLIFSIMGVNLFAGKFGRCVNRTGHIYEAAFINNKSECEALNDTSLFYWTKVKVNFDNVGAGYLALLQVATFKGWTDIMFAAVDSRAVEEQPIKEVNLYMYLYFVIFIIFGSFFTLNLFIGVIIDNFNQQKRKIRGQDIFMTEEQKKYYNAMKKLGSKKPQKPIPRPLNSLQGFFFDLTGKQAFDIIIMVLIILNMITMMVETDEQSPQMEYILNNINLAFIVIFTTECLIKIVALRYYFFTVGWNIFDFVVVILSIVGIVLADIIEKYFVSPTLFRVIRLARIGRILRLIRGAKGIRTLLFALMMSLPALFNIGLLLFLVMFIYAIFGMANFAYVKRQAGIDDMFNFETFGNSMICLFQITTSAGWDTLLSPILNNSPEECNPNIPHTGTTVRGNCGNPSVGITFFVTYIIISFLIVVNMYIAIILENFSVATEESTEPLSEDDFEMFYEVWEKFDPEATQFIEYAKLSDFADSLSEPLRIAKPNKIKLISMDLPMVSGDKIHCLDILFAFTKRVLGESGEMDALKQQMEEKFMMANPSKISYEPITTTLRRKQEEVSATVIQRCYRRHLVRRQVKAASYLYRQITTPRHLRGEGAAGSEVPFGEDPPEKEGLIADMMRENYGSEMARSQTISSTSSPPSYDSVTRATSEIFAVKTDNSAEGAAGQEPDEPPPSALNSD; encoded by the exons AACTGGGCCAAGTATCTGGA GTACACCTTCACGGGCATCTACACCTTCGAGTCGCTTATCAAGATCCTGGCCAGAGGGTTCTGTGTGGGACCTTTCACCTTCCTGAGAGACCCCTGGAACTGGCTGGACTTCAGCGTCATCGTCATGGC gctgTTAACAGAGTTTATCAAAGTAGGGAACCTGCAGGCGCTGAGAACCTTTAGAGTGCTGAGAGCCCTGAAAACGATCTCAGTCATCCCAG GCCTGAAGACCATTGTCGGAGCTCTGATCCAGTCGGTGAAGAAACTCGCTGATGTGATGATCCTCACCGTCTTCTGCCTGAGCGTCTTCGCTCTCATCGGCCTGCAGCTCTTCATGGGAAACCTGCGGCAGAAGTGCGTCCGCAGCACAGCGCATTGCGTCAACGACAGCCTGCCCGCCAACGCCTCCTTCTTCTGCAACAACAAGACCTGGACGTCCATGAAGGACTTCATCAACGAAGAAG AGAACTTCTACAAGGCGGAAGGAGCCAAAGACGCGTTGATCTGTGGAAACGGCAGTGATGCAGG GAAGTGTCCAGATGGGTTTGAATGTCTGAAGACGGGTCGGAACCCCAACTATGGCTACACGAGCTTTGACACCTTTGGCTGGGCCTTCCTGTCCTTGTTCCGCCTCATGACCCAAGACTGCTGGGAAAATCTCTATCACCAG ACGCTGCGCTCTGCGGGGAAGACCTACATGGTGTTTTTCGTGGTGGTCATCTTCCTGGGCTCGTTCTACCTGATCAACCTCATCCTAGCCGTAGTTGCCATGGCATAcgaggagcagaaccaggcgaCCATCGTGGAGGAATGTCAGAAAGAACGGGAGTTCCAGGTGGCCATGGAGAGACTGAAGAaggaccagcag GCTGCCGCACAGAAAGCTCTGGACTCTGACTCGGTCATGTCGCCAGAACTTTCTCCGTTTGCTTTGCCACTGGACCACCAAGAGGGGCGGAGGCAGAGTCAGGTCCTGGTGGGCGTGGCCGAGGCGGAGGCCAACCTGTCGGAGGAAAAGCTGCTACAGGTGGACGTGACGGATGGTGGGAAG cccgTCCACCCACTCCTCGCCCGTTCCTTTTCCGCCAAGACTCGGCGAAGTAGTCAAGTCTCCTCCATCTTCAACTTCCGCTTGAGAAGCCGCGGCTCCGAAGGAGAGATGGCCGATGACGAGTACAGCGTCCCTGAAGATGTGATTGAAGGCGTGGGGGGCGGAACCTACAGTGGCGGCACCTTCAGTGGCATCCTGTCTCACCCGTGGCCCAAACGACGGCCCAGCACctacagcaccaccagcaggagCTCCCAG gtatTTTATCCCACTTTGAACATCAACGGGAAGCTGTTTGTTACCATGGACCAGAACGGAGTTTCCCCACCACCTCTACAAGGGCAGCTGCCCGCCTGCACCATGGAGAAGGTCAAGGAAGAgagt GCTCCCACATCAACCACGGAGCTCAGCACCATGCTGCTTCCTCGTCCCTCGTCTCTTCAGGGCTCTGTGAGCAGGGGCCGGGCGCTCAGTGCTGCCAGCTACCTAACGGATGCCATGGAAG TGGACAGACGAGTATCTGTCTTCTTATCTGGATCAGTGGAAGAAG agctggaggaggcccatAAGAGGTGCCATCCATGCTGGTATGCCTTCGCCCATCGTTTCCTGGTGTGGGAGTGCTGCCCCTGCTGGCTCAAGGTGAAGCAGCTGGTGAAGGTCATGGTGATGGACCCCTTCCTAGACCTGGCCATCACCATCTGCATTGTTCTCAACACACTCTTCATGGCCATGGAGCACTACCCCATGACTGAGGAGTTCAACGGCATGCTGAGCATCGGAAACCTg GTGTTCTCAGGGATCTTCAcagctgagatggtgctgaagATCATTGCTCTGGATCCGTACTACTACTTCCAGACGGGCTGGAACATCTTCGACAGCATCATCGTCTGCCTCAGCCTCATGGAGCTCGGCCTGTCCAACGTTGAGGGGCTCAGCGTGTTGCGTTCCTTCAGACTG CTTCGTGTCTTTAAGCTGGCTCGCTCGTGGCCGACCCTCAACACCTTGATCAAGATCATCGGGAACTCCATGGGCGCCCTGGGGAACCTGACCCTCGTCCTCGCCATCATCGTTTTCATCTTCGCTGTGGTCGGCATGCAGCTGTTTGGTAAAAACTACCAG GACTGCGTGTGTAAGATCTCCAAGGACTGCACTCTTCCTCGCTGGCACATGAAGGACTTTTTCCACTCCTTCCTCATTGTCTTCAGGGTGCTGTGTGGAGAGTGGATTGAGTCCATGTGGGACTGCATGGAGGTTGCTGGACAGCCTCTCTGCATCCTGGTGTTCATGCTGGTCATGGTCATCGGAAACCTGGTG CTGTTGAACCTCTTCCTggctctcctcctcagcagtttcagctctgacaaCCTCTCAGCTCCagatgaggatggagagatgaacAACCTGCAGATAGCGATCCACAGGATCACCAGAGGCCTGGCCTGGTGCCGCAAACAG GTGGTGGATTTCTTCAATGGGAACCTGAAGCGCCGCCGTCAGAAGCAGAAGGAGGCGAAGGCCATGATGAAGCTCAAGCGGCTGAGCAGCATCCACATGGAGGTCAACGGGGCCGTCATAG GGCGCCAAATGGAGAAGTACGTCCCCCCGGAGGATGACAGCTACATGACCAACCCAAACCTCACCATCAGTGTCCCCATCGCCCCCGGAGAGTCAGACGTGGAGTTTccagaagatgaggatgaagatggagaggaggaggaggagagtgaggcttctcaggaagaggaggaaagggaggag CAGAAAGATGAAGTCAGCCTGTCAGAAGGCAGCACAGTGGACCTGAGGAAGCCcggagaggaagaagacgagTACTCGGAGATGGCGGAAGAGGCCATGGACCCTGAAAACTGTTTTCCAGACG TGTGTGTGGCCCGTTTTCAGTGCTGCGACCTCAACACGACGGCGGGACTCGGCCAGATGtggtggaggacgaggaagacgTGTTACCAGATCGTAGAACACAGCTGGTTCGAGTCCTTCATAATCTTCATGATCCTGCTCAGCTCTGGAGCActg GCCTTTGAGGACATCTACATTGAGCAGAGGAAGGTGGTGAAGGTTATTTTGGAGTACGCGGACAAGATATTCACCTACATCTTTAttctggagatgctgctgaagTGGCTCGCCTATGGCTTTAAGAAATACTTCACCAACTACTGGTGCTGGCTTGACTTCCTCATCGTTGAT ATCTCACTGCTGGGCCAGCTGGCTCAGATCATCTCCGTGGACCTGTTCAGCACCGTCAGGGTTCTGAGGACCCTCAGGCCGCTCCGTCCTCTTCGGGTTGCATCCCGCTTCGCTGGTATCAGG GTCTCACTCATCAGTTTGGTCGCCAACACTTTGGGTTATTCTGACTTCGCAGCCATCAAGTCGCTGCGGACGCTGCGGGCCCTGCGGCCCCTCAGAGCCCTCTCCAGATTTGAAGGCATGAGG GTGGTTGTGAACGCTCTGATCGGGGCCATCCCCTCCATCATGAACGTGCTGCTGGTCTGCCTCATCTTCTGGCTCATCTTCAGCATCATGGGTGTCAACTTGTTCGCCGGCAAGTTTGGCCGCTGCGTCAACCGGACGGGCCACATCTACGAGGCCGCCTTCATAAACAACAAGTCTGAGTGTGAGGCGCTCAACGACACCTCGCTCTTCTACTGGACCAAAGTCAAGGTCAACTTCGACAACGTGGGGGCCGGATAtctggctctgctgcaggtg gcaACTTTCAAAGGTTGGACGGACATTATGTTCGCAGCAGTGGATTCACGAGCG GTGGAAGAGCAGCCCATCAAAGAGGTCAACCTCTACATGTATCTGTACtttgtcatcttcatcatctttggATCCTTCTTCACTCTTAATCTCTTCATCGGCGTCATCATCGACAACTTCAACCAGCAGAAGAGAAAGATAA GAGGACAGGACATCTTCATgacggaggagcagaagaagtaCTACAACGCTATGAAGAAACTGGGCTCCAAGAAACCCCAGAAGCCTATCCCCAGACCTCtg AACTCGCTGCAGGGCTTCTTCTTCGACCTGACGGGAAAACAGGCTTTTGATATCATCATCATGGTGCTGATCATCTTAAACATGATCACCATGATGGTGGAGACGGATGAGCAGTCCCCCCAGATGGAGTACATCCTGAACAACATCAACCTGGCCTTCATTGTCATCTTCACCACCGAGTGCCTCATCAAGATCGTGGCGCTGCGCTACTACTTTTTCACCGTTGGCTGGAACATCTTTGACTTTGTGGTTGTCATTCTCTCCATCGTTG ggATCGTCCTCGCCGACATAATTGAGAAATACTTTGTGTCCCCGACGTTGTTCCGGGTGATTCGATTGGCCCGGATCGGACGTATCCTTCGCCTCATCAGGGGTGCCAAGGGTATCCGGACCCTGCTGTTCGCCCTGATGATGTCCCTCCCTGCTCTCTTCAACATCggcctcctcctgttcctggtcATGTTCATCTACGCTATCTTTGGCATGGCCAACTTTGCCTACGTCAAACGACAGGCGGGTATCGACGACATGTTTAACTTTGAGACCTTCGGGAACAGCATGATCTGCTTATTCCAGATCACCACTTCAGCCGGATGGGACACTTTACTCAGCCCCATCCTCAACAACTCCCCGGAGGAGTGCAACCCCAACATTCCCCACACGGGCACCACCGTCAGGGGGAACTGTGGGAACCCGTCTGTGGGCATCACATTCTTCGTGACTTACATCATCATATCCTTTCTTATCGTGGTCAACATGTACATCGCCATCATCCTGGAGAACTTCAGTGTGGCCACGGAGGAGAGCACGGAGCCCCTGAGCGAGGATGACTTTGAAATGTTCTATGAGGTTTGGGAGAAGTTCGACCCAGAAGCCACACAGTTCATCGAGTACGCCAAGTTGTCGGACTTTGCAGACTCTCTGTCAGAACCACTGCGGATCGCCAAACCTAACAAGATCAAGCTGATCTCCATGGATCTGCCGATGGTCAGCGGGGACAAAATCCACTGCCTCGATATCCTCTTTGCCTTCACAAAGCGAGTCTTGGGTGAGTCGGGCGAAATGGACGCTCtcaagcagcagatggaggagaagttcATGATGGCTAATCCATCCAAGATCTCGTATGAACCGATCACCACAACgctgaggagaaaacaggagGAGGTGTCAGCCACAGTGATCCAAAGGTGCTACCGAAGGCACCTGGTGAGGCGGCAGGTGAAGGCCGCCTCCTACCTGTACCGTCAGATCACCACCCCTCGGCACCTCCGGGGCGAAGGTGCAGCTGGCAGCGAGGTCCCGTTTGGGGAGGACCCGCCTGAGAAGGAAGGGCTGATTGCTGACATGATGAGGGAAAACTACGGCTCAGAGATGGCGCGTTCCCAAACTATTTCCTCCACATCATCGCCGCCATCCTATGACAGCGTGACGCGCGCCACCTCCGAGATCTTTGCCGTCAAAACGGACAACTCAGCGGAGGGGGCGGCAGGTCAGGAGCCAGACGAACCGCCGCCGTCAGCGCTCAACTCCGACTGA